The following proteins are encoded in a genomic region of Vibrio taketomensis:
- the hmpA gene encoding NO-inducible flavohemoprotein — protein MEYRRKKIMLNEQHIAVIKSTIPLLESAGPALTQYFYQRMFSHNPELKDIFNMTHQRTGRQGVALFEAVAAYAKNIENLAALSQAVERIAHKHTSFNIQPEHYQIVGHHLIETLRELAPEAFTPEVEEAWTAAYLFLAQIFIDREETLYQLNASMNGGWRGTRDFVVANKIQESQFVTSFELVPADGKPVVGYKPGQYLGIEVKPTNSENVEIRQYSLSQAPNGNHYRISVKRELLQKGDESFQGKVSNYLHDQSQVGDVIKVYPPAGDFFYQATDNPVVLIAAGVGATPIQAMAQTLAAQDKANVNYLYACETETQHTFASETQNMVDTHGWKHQVWYRDQQGIMDLKAIAELPMVDGEFYLCGPLGFMEHVVSQLDELGVARERVHYEVFGPHASL, from the coding sequence ATGGAGTACAGGAGAAAGAAAATTATGCTCAACGAACAACACATTGCAGTTATTAAAAGCACGATCCCTCTGCTAGAAAGTGCTGGTCCTGCATTGACTCAATATTTTTATCAGCGCATGTTCAGCCATAACCCTGAACTTAAAGACATTTTCAACATGACTCACCAACGCACTGGACGTCAGGGTGTGGCATTATTTGAAGCGGTCGCTGCCTATGCGAAAAATATCGAGAACCTTGCAGCACTGAGTCAAGCAGTTGAGAGAATTGCGCACAAACATACCAGCTTTAATATTCAACCAGAACATTATCAAATTGTTGGCCATCACTTGATTGAAACCTTACGTGAGCTAGCTCCTGAGGCATTTACTCCGGAAGTGGAAGAAGCGTGGACAGCGGCATATCTGTTTTTAGCGCAGATCTTTATTGATCGCGAAGAAACGTTATATCAATTGAACGCGAGTATGAATGGTGGTTGGCGTGGTACGCGTGACTTTGTTGTCGCGAATAAGATTCAAGAATCACAATTTGTGACGAGCTTTGAGCTAGTACCAGCAGACGGCAAACCAGTCGTTGGTTACAAGCCTGGACAGTACCTTGGTATTGAGGTTAAACCAACGAACAGTGAGAACGTTGAAATTCGTCAATATTCACTGTCTCAAGCGCCTAATGGCAATCACTACCGTATTTCCGTGAAGCGAGAATTGCTACAAAAAGGCGATGAAAGTTTCCAAGGCAAGGTGTCAAACTATCTGCACGACCAATCTCAAGTGGGTGATGTGATTAAGGTCTATCCACCGGCGGGTGATTTCTTCTATCAAGCCACAGATAATCCTGTTGTATTGATCGCGGCGGGCGTTGGTGCAACCCCAATTCAAGCGATGGCGCAAACTCTGGCCGCGCAAGATAAAGCGAATGTGAACTACTTATATGCCTGTGAGACAGAGACACAACATACTTTTGCCTCTGAGACTCAGAACATGGTGGATACTCATGGGTGGAAACACCAAGTTTGGTATCGCGATCAGCAGGGGATAATGGATCTGAAAGCCATCGCAGAACTGCCAATGGTTGATGGTGAATTCTACCTATGTGGCCCGCTAGGATTTATGGAACATGTCGTGAGCCAGTTGGATGAGTTAGGTGTCGCACGTGAGCGTGTTCATTATGAAGTCTTTGGCCCACACGCAAGCCTTTAA